From Cellulosimicrobium cellulans, the proteins below share one genomic window:
- a CDS encoding glycoside hydrolase family 6 protein — protein MPSRSSRPRRGAAVVASLALLAAPLVAAAAPASAAEPRVSNPFAGATQYVNEFWSANVAAAADRAGGDLGSRMRAIADEPTAVWMDRISAIEGNADGPGLRHHLDAAIAQKQPGVPMVFNLVIYDLPGRDCYALASNGELKPNATDMARYETEYIDVIADILDDPAYEDLRVVATIEPDSLPNLITNISTPDCQASAPYYREGVKYALDALHDVGNVYSYIDAAHAGWLGWPSNGGPAAKLFKEVVLSTDAGYASVAGFVTNTANSTPLHEPFLEDVQLGSTPVRSASFYEWNADFDETDWTAHLYDLLVAEGFPTSIGMLVDTSRNGWGGDDRPTAVSTSTTLNTYVDESRVDRRIHRGAWCNPAGAGIGERPQASPAGFPESHLHAYVWVKPPGESDGASSDIPNDQGKRFDRMCDPTFVSPKLANQLTGALPDAPLAGQWFESQFRMLVENAYPAIEGDGSGGPADTTPPSVPTGLTAVATTTTSASVSWTASTDDRGVTGYTVLVDGAAVGTTATTSFTVTGLDAGTSYAVTVRARDAAGNVSAASAPLTVTTDEDGGPGGDDQAPSAPTGLRVSGVTTSTVALAWNASTDDTGVTGYRVFRDGTQVAQVTATSYTDTGLAAGTAHVYAVRAFDAAGNVSATSGTVTGTTAQDGGGTPGACTVAYTASSWNTGFTGSLRITNDSAAALQSWTLTFSFADGQTITQGWSAQYAQSGSTVTVTPAAWNTTLGAGASVEVGFNGSHAGTNTEPTSFTLNGAACTVS, from the coding sequence GTGCCATCCCGATCCAGTCGACCGCGCAGGGGCGCGGCCGTCGTCGCGTCGCTCGCGCTGCTCGCCGCCCCGCTGGTCGCGGCCGCCGCGCCGGCGAGCGCCGCCGAACCTCGCGTGAGCAACCCGTTCGCCGGTGCCACGCAGTACGTCAACGAGTTCTGGTCCGCCAACGTCGCCGCCGCCGCCGACCGAGCCGGCGGCGATCTCGGGTCCCGCATGCGAGCCATCGCCGACGAGCCCACCGCGGTCTGGATGGACCGCATCAGCGCGATCGAGGGCAACGCCGACGGCCCGGGCCTGCGGCACCACCTCGACGCCGCGATCGCGCAGAAGCAGCCCGGCGTGCCGATGGTCTTCAACCTCGTGATCTACGACCTGCCCGGCCGCGACTGCTACGCGCTCGCGTCCAACGGCGAGCTCAAGCCGAACGCGACGGACATGGCGCGGTACGAGACCGAGTACATCGACGTCATCGCCGACATCCTCGACGACCCCGCCTACGAGGACCTGCGCGTCGTCGCGACCATCGAGCCGGACTCGCTGCCGAACCTCATCACGAACATCAGCACGCCCGACTGCCAGGCGTCGGCGCCGTACTACCGCGAGGGCGTGAAGTACGCGCTGGACGCGCTCCACGACGTCGGCAACGTGTACTCCTACATCGACGCGGCGCACGCCGGCTGGCTCGGCTGGCCGAGCAACGGCGGCCCGGCGGCGAAGCTCTTCAAGGAGGTCGTGCTGTCGACGGACGCGGGCTACGCGTCGGTCGCGGGGTTCGTCACGAACACGGCCAACTCCACGCCGCTGCACGAGCCGTTCCTCGAGGACGTCCAGCTCGGCAGCACGCCCGTGCGCTCGGCGAGCTTCTACGAGTGGAACGCCGACTTCGACGAGACCGACTGGACGGCGCACCTCTACGACCTGCTCGTGGCGGAGGGCTTCCCGACGTCGATCGGCATGCTCGTCGACACCTCGCGCAACGGCTGGGGCGGCGACGACCGCCCGACGGCGGTGAGCACGTCGACGACCCTCAACACCTACGTGGACGAGTCGCGCGTCGACCGGCGGATCCACCGCGGCGCGTGGTGCAACCCGGCCGGCGCCGGGATCGGCGAGCGCCCGCAGGCCTCGCCCGCGGGCTTCCCTGAGTCGCACCTGCACGCCTACGTGTGGGTCAAGCCTCCGGGCGAGTCCGACGGCGCGTCGTCCGACATCCCGAACGACCAGGGCAAGCGGTTCGACCGCATGTGCGACCCGACGTTCGTCTCGCCCAAGCTCGCCAACCAGCTGACCGGCGCCCTGCCTGACGCCCCGCTCGCGGGCCAGTGGTTCGAGTCCCAGTTCCGGATGCTCGTCGAGAACGCCTACCCGGCGATCGAGGGCGACGGGAGCGGCGGGCCGGCGGACACGACCCCGCCGTCGGTCCCGACGGGCCTCACGGCCGTCGCGACCACGACGACGTCGGCGAGCGTGAGCTGGACCGCGTCCACCGACGACCGCGGCGTCACGGGCTACACCGTGCTCGTCGACGGCGCGGCCGTGGGTACGACGGCCACGACCTCGTTCACGGTCACCGGCCTCGACGCGGGCACGTCCTACGCCGTGACCGTCCGCGCGCGCGACGCCGCGGGCAACGTCTCCGCCGCGTCCGCGCCGCTCACCGTGACCACGGACGAGGACGGCGGCCCCGGCGGCGACGACCAGGCGCCGTCCGCCCCGACCGGGCTGCGCGTCTCCGGCGTGACGACCTCCACGGTCGCGCTCGCGTGGAACGCGTCCACCGACGACACCGGCGTCACCGGCTACCGGGTCTTCCGGGACGGGACGCAGGTCGCGCAGGTGACCGCGACGTCGTACACGGACACCGGCCTCGCGGCGGGCACCGCGCACGTCTACGCGGTGCGGGCGTTCGACGCCGCGGGCAACGTGTCCGCCACGTCGGGCACCGTGACCGGCACGACGGCGCAGGACGGGGGCGGCACCCCCGGTGCGTGCACCGTCGCGTACACCGCGAGCTCGTGGAACACCGGCTTCACGGGGTCGCTGCGGATCACCAACGACTCCGCCGCCGCCCTGCAGAGCTGGACCCTGACGTTCTCCTTCGCGGACGGCCAGACGATCACCCAGGGCTGGTCCGCCCAGTACGCGCAGTCCGGCTCGACCGTCACCGTGACCCCCGCCGCGTGGAACACCACCCTCGGCGCGGGCGCGAGCGTCGAGGTCGGCTTCAACGGGTCCCACGCCGGGACCAACACCGAGCCCACGTCCTTCACCCTGAACGGCGCCGCCTGCACCGTCAGCTGA